The genomic segment TGCAAGGCTCAAGCAGGGGAGTGAGGTATTAATAACTTTGTTCAAAGGAATTGTTGGATCACCCTTGTTTGGGctgataattttttctttatttttctgtattaagTACCTGGAACTTCTGTGGTATCCTTGAGGCTTCAGCCTACAAGAATCCTAAGGATGCATCCTTTTTGCTACACGTCCTGTGCCTAATGTTGGCAGTGGGAAGAAGGCCATGAGCCTTGGGGGTCAGCTGGTTGTGGCCCAGTGATCCCTGGGCTATGCCCTTGCTTCTGAGCCTCCCTGGGTTTGATTTTTGCCCCTCACTCTGTATTTGCAGCTCATTCCAGTCTTCCCTGACTCCCAGGTGGCTGAGTAGGGGAACCGGCAGGGGCTACTTGGCCAATGGCAACATGAAGGGCTTACAAGGGAACCGTATTCTTTGAACAGAAGACAAATGctggacttcccttgtggcacagtggttaaaaatccgcctgccaatgcaagggacacaggttcgatccctgggctgGAAAgctcccatatgccgcagagcaactgagcccgtgccccacaactactgagcctgtgctctggagccgcgagccacaactactgagcccgtgtgccacagctacgggagcctgcgcacctagagcccgtgctccacaacaaaagaagccaccgcaatgagaagcccacgcaccgcaatgaagagcagcccccgctcgccgcaactagagaaagcccgcatgcagcaacgaaaatccaatgcagacaaaaataaataaagaaaaaaaatgatccagttcaaatactgtttaaaaaaaaaaaaagaagacaaatgctAAATTGGTGGAAAACCTGCTCTCCTAGGGAAAAgagttgcctcagtttcccaccaGCACTTAACATTCAGTAAGTAGAGCCCTAAAAGTTTGTTAAAGGAGCAAACGGACAGCACCTCTGGGTTCTGCTTTAAGCTGCAAGTCGCAGCCTTTGAGGTAGGGGCCGGGAGTGGACAGAGGCTCTTCAGTGTGCCCCGCACTAATGACACTACCAGCTCCAAAAGGAGAACCAATTAAGTGGTCAGAAGTTGGAAAAAGTAAGGAATGAGATACTGGGTCCAGCTCCCGTTGACACAGATCTTTTCTTCCATAATCCATCCCATTTTCACCAAAACAATAAGTGCACTGATTAATCTTACATATTTTAGCCTACGTGATAGAGTTATTCTCACCTCATTTTTCCAAGAACTGTATTCTCCGATTACAATTtgagttttcttgctttcttttctcacCTCTTCTTGTTCCTTTTTCATCTCCACTTGCACCCAGAGTTTGGTTTTTACCTTACTCTGATTTCTTGTTTCATAAAGGCCAAACCGTCTTACGTCTATTGAAGAAAAAAGGCAGatattttctgaaatgttctTTCCATCACTCTAGTAAATGATTTTCAGAGTTGGACTTTTTCTGCACATCTGAGTAACGCTTCTATTCCTTTTTGCTATAGAAATTTTCCCCAGGTCCCAACGTTCCATTTTGTGTgtttggtttgtgtgtgtgtgtgtgtgtgtgtgtgtgtgtgtgtttactcaTCCTTGAATGGGCTTATTTATATTCCAACATGGGATTTGTAAGTAGTCATTCCTTAATTCAACAGGTAcgaatttttcaaaaattgataTTTGTTTGTCCTCTGGTGGGCAAGGTGTTTCAAAAATGGAATTACATATAAGGATTCAACTTCAAAGGGCCTCTGATGTATGAGAAGATGTAAGATAGGTATAATAACTATAGTGCAAGGTAGAAAGCCAGGTGGGGGACATGGGTAGAGTTCATAATTTCTGCTTGTGGCCTTTTTCATAGATGATACAAAGTAAACAATGATGCTGAAATTGGGAAGGACTGACTCTGTTCACAGTTCAATGTTGTTCTAAGTCACAGCCATTAGGAATTAAGACCACTGAGGCTATTTCCAATTTATATTACCTTTTTCTTCCTCGGTAAATATggaaaaatactagcaaacactaATGTGCCAAGGTTTCTATGATGCTATCAATCAATGAGTGTAAGGAATTTGACATTCTGTTACAGTGTTTGTTACAAAATAACTACATGCCATCATAAATCACTGTTGTCGCTCAAAGAAGCCTCAAGGATATTACCAAATGTCAgtggaaaataaatgagatgTTTTCTTTGGGTTGAataatttctcaaaatgttttattttccagtGATGAAAACATGTAACAGTGGCATAGATACATTAATCAATTGCCTCGATCATATTCTTTTGTGAAAAGGGAATTTGACAAAACGTTATTAcaggaaatttacattttaagcatagttttttttttaaatttttatttatttatttttggctgctttggatcttcgttgcgcgggcttttctctagttgcggcgagtgggggctactcttcaatgcagtgcacaggcttctcactgccgtggcttctcttgttgcggaggacgagctctaggtgcacaggcttcagtagttgtggcgtgcgggcttcagtagttgtggcacgcggactccgtagttgtggtttgcgggttctggagcgcaggctcggtatttgtggcgcatgggcttagttgctccgcagcatgtgggatcttcccggaacagggctcgaacccgtgtcccctgcattggcaggcggattcttaaccactgcgccaccagggaagtccctaagcatagtttttaactttttttcccctaagtatagtttttatcttttttttccctaagtgcaccactgctttttaaatttaatttttttaaaaaacggggatttaaaataatattttaactttgAATTAAAAACTCAGATTATGACCAATGATAGTTTTAAGCTTATCTAATTaatatgtgatttaaaaatagataGAAAAGAGTATAACTTCCAAACCCCTAGAGGGGGTGTCCACCTCACAGATCCCTATCTGGATAAATGCTGTAACAAAGGCAAGGAGACGCTAGGTGGCtccatgatttttaaataaaagtaaagtccGCAAAAGACTTTAGTCAAGTTCCTTGCATAGTCAAGGAACAAAATATCTCTACTGGGCTGAACCTTTAACCCAAACAAGAAACAATAATCTTCAATCATGGTCTCTCACTCAGGATAATTTGGAGTATAGGGTTAAGAgttaaactaaaacaaaacaaaacaaaacaaaaacaaaccttcaGGACTGCAAAGTATATATGGGTAAGCAATTTGCTAAAAAATAAGGGAAGGCATTATATTATATTCTTAAGGACATCAATTACTAAGGGGGAGATGGTTTCaaatttttcctaatttattgCCATCTAGTTTGCCAGCTCTTCTTGTGgactttctctttttagtttaaattttaaatttacgaaaaattattaaattgggGCATTATAacttattaaaaattgttttccttccttATAGCTGTCACCCTTATTAACATCGCAAgagaaatagcaaaacaaaacagtttcGTTTGGGTTAtttgggaaggaaaacaaaagcacgGTGCTTATCTAAACTAGGAAACCTAACTCAAAATACGACTAAGGCAAACACTATTCCATTCTATATCATCTGCAAGGAGATTGAAAGAAATTGCGTGACAAGAATTCCTTTCCGGTTTCACAAAAGACGAGAAAAATGTTACATCTGAAGTGTGATTTGCATTTTAGGAACCAAAATTTGCTCGTTAAATGTTTTCTGGATTTCATTTTTTACGAAGTGAGGTAGCAGAAGACGATCATTTTTCTGAAAGTATATAACTAACTTTGTCCTGAAAATAAATGcggggtggtggaggggaggggttTCCGAATTATTAAATATTCTGAACTGTCAGCCTGCAATTGgctaatagaaaaaaatcttttcccccaccctctcccttaAACGAGAATCTCAGACCGGTCACTTCTTAAGAACATATTTAGGAATCGTTTTAATTGTAAAAGAAACAGTTTTCTTATCGTTGTTCGGGGCCAGTAAGTAACGATCGCGTGGCACGTGGGGTCCACACAGTACTtcactggttttgtttgtttttccaggcAGGAGCCGCATTTGAAAACTTACAAAAGTAGAGGGCAAGTCTTCTACCGTAATTCGTGAAGACCATTTTTGTAAATGAGCGCTTCTTGCACAGTTTAAATTACAGTTGGCTTTAAAATGCTAATTCCGAACCCCCCCATTTCAATGTCTTTGAAAACGTTCACCCTTCTGTTTTGAAAGACAACAAATCACACCAAAAGACTGCGCAAACGTGACCTAAATGAACATGTTTCCCGAATGTGAACGAACCTATCGTTATGTTTAGAGACGTggttagagaaattaaaaaccgATTTCAGTCCCTCCCTTCAAAGAATTCCCCAGGAGAAGGGATATCTTTCGTATACCCCAAAGACTTGTAAATCACGTCTATTATTTTCGACTGTGAGCCGATCGGTCGAGACCGGACGTGAATCCGGCAACTCGATGACAAAAGGTATAGCTCCAGGTCGAAATACCAAAGGGGGCTAGGCAGGTGGCCTGAGCGGCCACCCAGAGTTAACTTACAGACTTTTTAGAAAACAGTAGTACCGTCTCGGGTGATCTCTTTGTTTTGATATTCGTTATTTTATTTCGTTATTGTGCTGAGGACACGGTGGTTAGGAACGGGGAGCGCCTCGCTCGAATCCTGCAGGCGTCAGCCTCCCCCGGTTCCCCTGGCCCCCGGGGCTCCCCTGGCCCGGcgaggaggggctgcaggggcggggcggggcggggcgcggcgggCGGCGCGAGGTTTCCGCGCGCTCGGCCGGGACGCGCGGGCAGATGGGGCGTGGCGGGGGCGTGGAGAGCCGCGGCCCTCGGGCCGCCGCCCAGCCCCTGGACCTGCCCGGGAGGAGTCGCGCCGCCGACGGTTATAAGAAGCCGGCCTGTCGGCGCTCCGCGCGCACCCTCCCCCGCCCAGAACACCGGTCGCCCGGCCAGGGCCGAGGCGGGGCCGCAGGGTTGGCCCCCAAAGGGATGCTCTCGCCCGAGCGGCGAGATCAGCCCCGCTCTcccctcgccgccgccgccgcgccgcaCCCGCCGACGGTCGCCGACATGGCTCTCTACTGCGGCGACAACTTCGGCGTGTACTCGCAGCCCGGCCTGTCCCCGGGCGCCGCCGCCCCGGGCGCCCCCCCGGCTGCCCGGGCGCCCTACGGTCTGGCCGACTATGCCGCGCCGCCGGCCGCAGCCGCCAACCCCTACCTGTGGCTCAACGGGCCGGCCGTGGGCGGTCCCCCTGCCGCCGCCGCGTACCTGggcgccccgccgccgccgccgccgccgccgccgccccccggGGGCGCGCCCGGGCCCTTCCTGCAGCCGCCGACCGCCGCCGGCACCTTCGCCTGCGCGCAGCGGCCCTTCGCGCAGCCCGCGGCCGCAGCGCCCGCCTCGCCCGCCGGGCCCGCGGCGCCCGGGGAGCTGAGCTGGCTGTCCATGGCCAACCGCGAGGACCTGATGAAGATGGTGCGGCCGCCCTACTCGTACTCGGCGCTCATCGCCATGGCCATCCAGAGCGCGCCCGAGCGCAAGCTCACGCTCAGCCATATCTACCAGTTCGTGGCCGACAGCTTCCCCTTCTACCAGCGCAGCAAGGCCGGCTGGCAGAACTCCATCCGCCACAACCTGTCGCTCAACGACTGCTTCAAGAAGGTGCCCCGCGACGAGGACGACCCAGGTGAGGGCGGACAGGTGCTTCCCGGCCGGTCccttaccccccacccccacccccacccccaactcacaCACGCGCAGAGACTGGCCAGTTAGGGTTAAAGGGCAAGCAGACAGCCGCCCCTGGGTGATGTTCCTCAGGCCGTTGGAAGGGCCGGTCGAGTTGCAGGGAGGTGGATTAGGAATAAGAACACGGGTGGGCTCTCAGATAAGGGATGGCTGTAAAGATTCAGATGAGCTGAGAATCCCATTACATTTCAcgagagaggtggggagagaccGGGAGTTGGAACACGCTGTCCGTAGATGTCCTTCCTCCTGTCTCGGGTTCCAGAGAGACTCACTGTGTCCTTCGTGGGACACGTACTGTCCCTACCTTAAGACATGATTCGAGGATGGTGGCACGGGCATCGCGAGACGGGGGTCGAGGGATCAGGGAGCTTGAGCTGGGTCCTGCAGATTGTGGTTTGGGAACCTTATGTATTtggaaatgtaaaaatgaaaacccCAAGTTTGCTTCGTTCGGATCTAACCCCGGGGGTGAGGAGGGCTGGGTTACCGTGGCGCGTTAGTGGTTTCCCTCTTAACCTGAGGAGTGAGGTGGAGAAAAGCTCAAAAATGAGAGAAACAGAATCTTACGTGAGGTTTTCAGAAGGAGCCCAGGACTAGGGGTGTGCGGAGAGAGTCGgaaattaggaaaattaaaaattaattaaataaatttaagaaaattaaaaaaaattaaaaaaaatttaaaaattaatttaaaaaattaaaataggaaaaggggaagagaaaacTGTTTCAGTTGCCCTCTACAGAGATCCAGGATTTTGTGTAAATTATGCAAATTATGACCTGGAGTATTTGTACCTAAAGTCTTTCTCGAGCAGTGCTTTCCACTTGAAATACAGTACAACCCACACGTGGCTGTGAATTGTCTTGTAGCCAcgtgaaaaaagtgaaaagacgctggtgaaaatgttttttaatttcatttcgacatagaacaaatataaaaaattatcagtGAGCTACTTTCCATTATTCTTTTGGTACTAAGTCTTCAAACTCCTATGTGTGTGTTTGACACCACATCTCACTTGGGACTAGCCGCTTCTCAAGCGCTTAGCGGCTACGTTTGGCTAGTGGTTACTGTACTGGACAGAGCATGCAGTTCTAGAAGATACATCTTCCAGATCTGGCTTCTCAATCACCTGAGATGATCATGTCAATTGTCATGTATACTCCTCAACTTTCTAAAAAGGTCGAGGACCTCTAACCGGTGTCTTATCAAAGCTTTTGGTACCAGGAACTTCCCTGgagggccagtggttaagactccgagcttccactgcaggggcacaggtttgatccctgatccagggAACTCAGATCCAGCATGCCACGCggcatgcccccccccccaaaaaaaaaagaaaaagaaaaaagcttttggTACCAAGGTGTGACACAGTATAAATATCCTGATAGATGCAGGTATTGTTATTTAGATGGTAGATATGTGAATAAGTTTTTTTCCTGCAACTACTTGCAGAAAATGTGTAGGTGGAAGTAATGGATATGGGGGAGTGTGTGCTAGTAGTTAAAAATGCTGAGTCTAGAGCCAGCCTGCTTAAATCCTGGCCCTACCTACCGTTGCTAACTGGAAAGACGGCAGGTTGCTAACCaatctgcacctcagtttccccatctgaaaaatggaggcCATAATACTGCCTGTCTCCAAAGAGCTGTGAGGAGTAACTGAAGTTACCCATGCAGATAATTCACTACAGGATAAGCGCTTTACAGTATTTGCAAATGCCAGAGATTCTTTTTACCAGAAGTGGAAAAAGCTGTTGGGAGATAAAATCCTCCAAGACGATAGATCTTTTTTACTTCCATTGTGCTCAAAAGGGAGGGAAATTTTCTAAGCAGAAGACTAGCATTGCATGCATTAAATGGGGCCCTGATCTCTGAGACTGGTGGAGGAAGAGCTTGGAAGAGATGCAGGGGTGCCTCCTGCCCTAGGCAAGGAAGGGGTGTGGAGCCTCCTTGTACTCCAAATACATCCATCCAAGGCATTGTTCAACCAGTCAGTTCCCCAGTTATAACCTGATTTTGTTCGGCAAGGCAGAGGGTTGGGTATTGGAGGTTGCTTTTTTCCAGTGGAGTATTTTTTGGGGGGCAAGTATTGCTCCCTTTCAGCAAGTGATAACAGATACTGTTTCTTCACTCACTCACTGTGGCGTGGCTACTTTGCGGAGATCtgtcatttaaccctcacagccAACCTGTGAGGTGTACTGTTCTTATCCCTATCTCCACAGATAAATGAGGCTCAGTTAGTGCCATCTCCCACAAAAGGATGCATTTAAACAGCAGAGTGGTTTGAGCATCTCTGTCGGAGTTTCACGAGAGCCTGCCCACCAGCCCCCTATCACATGCGAAGCCGAGTACATGAGCCTGAACCGCATCCTCCCCTAACTCAGCTTTCTTTCTCATCTCCGTAGGGAAAGGTAATTACTGGACCCTGGATccgaactgtgagaaaatgtttgaCAACGGGAACTTCCGTCGGAAGCGAAAGCGCCGCTCGGAAGCCAGCAGCACCCCTACGGTGGCCGTGGGGACCTCGAAAACAGAAGAAGGGCTCTCCCCGGGACTGGGGTCTGGAGTGGGTGGGAAGCCGGAAGGAGACAGCTCCCCGGCGTTGCTGAGGCCCTCTCAGTCCCCAGAGCCTCCCGAGGGCACCAAGAGTACCGCCTCCTCCCCAGGAGGGTCCGTGCTCTCCTCCACCCCTTGCCTGAACAGCTTCTTCAGCAGCCTCGGCACGCTAAGTGTTAACAGCAGTGGGAGCACCCAGCGAGTGCTCCCCGGCGGCCGCCCCCTAGGGATCCAGGGGGCCCAGGTGCCCTCGAGCGGCGCGTTCCCCCCCAGCTCCGTCCCGGAGGCCTCGCCAGACACCTTGCAGCTGAGTCACAGCACCAGCAATGGCAGCAGCCAGAGGTCTTCCTACTACAGCCCCTTCCCTGCCAGCACCAGCGGGGGACCAAGCAGCCCCTTCAGCACCCCTTTCTACAACTTCAGCATGGTCAACAGCCTCATCTACCCCCGGGAGGGCTCCGAGGTATAGACCCCCCGCTTCCCAGACTTGACTATGGACACCTGAAATCTTgtggaaaatgcagattccaaggCAGTAGGTCTGGGGCGAGAACTGAGACTCCTCATTTCTCCGAAGCTCCCGGCTGAGCTTGCGGTCCACTGACCACACTTGGAGTAGCGTGGATGCAGTAGGTAACTGTTTCTACAACCCGGCAAACTTTGACAGGTTTCTCTGGAGAGAAATCCAGCTCACTCTGTTCTGGGATCATACCCGTGAGCCCTGAGAGGGCATGGACCACGTGTGTTTGTTCATCACTGTATGTCAGGGTCACAAGCTCAAATGGGTCCAGGGACCGGCTACAAAAACAAGTGAATTAAGTTATTGGGTCGGAAAAAGATAACAGTTGGCACTGGAAGCAGTTGCGAGCGGTTGGGACCTTCGAGCTGAAGGCTGCTGTGGGCAGCTGGTTATCTCCTGCTTGACAGCATTCTGATTTTTCTAGAAAAGTCAGAgacatggatttaaaaaaaattttttttttaatgaatttatttatttttatttttggctgcgttgggtctttgttgccgcgtgcgggctttctctagttgtggcgagcaggggctactcttcgttatggtgcgtgggcttctcatggcagtggtttctcttgttgcggagcacaggctctaggtgcgcgggcttcagtagttgtggctcgcgggctcagtagttgcggctcgcgggcactagagcacaggctcggtagttgtggagcacgggcttagctgctccgtggcatgtgggatcctcccggaccagggcccgaacctgcgtcccctgcattggcaggcagattcccaaccactgcgtcaccagggaagcccagagacctGGATTTTTATAGGAAACCTCCATTTGTCTTCTTTGTGGCTACTG from the Globicephala melas chromosome 12, mGloMel1.2, whole genome shotgun sequence genome contains:
- the FOXI3 gene encoding forkhead box protein I3 is translated as MALYCGDNFGVYSQPGLSPGAAAPGAPPAARAPYGLADYAAPPAAAANPYLWLNGPAVGGPPAAAAYLGAPPPPPPPPPPPGGAPGPFLQPPTAAGTFACAQRPFAQPAAAAPASPAGPAAPGELSWLSMANREDLMKMVRPPYSYSALIAMAIQSAPERKLTLSHIYQFVADSFPFYQRSKAGWQNSIRHNLSLNDCFKKVPRDEDDPGKGNYWTLDPNCEKMFDNGNFRRKRKRRSEASSTPTVAVGTSKTEEGLSPGLGSGVGGKPEGDSSPALLRPSQSPEPPEGTKSTASSPGGSVLSSTPCLNSFFSSLGTLSVNSSGSTQRVLPGGRPLGIQGAQVPSSGAFPPSSVPEASPDTLQLSHSTSNGSSQRSSYYSPFPASTSGGPSSPFSTPFYNFSMVNSLIYPREGSEV